A section of the Acanthochromis polyacanthus isolate Apoly-LR-REF ecotype Palm Island chromosome 1, KAUST_Apoly_ChrSc, whole genome shotgun sequence genome encodes:
- the LOC110954870 gene encoding E3 SUMO-protein ligase ZBED1-like encodes MTTNKMAEQPGAKEQLLPKKGTTTSIIWNWFGFTASDEGQTTPRCKICQKAVVVACSSTTNLFQHLKRKHAPEWEKCRLLRRENQSSTSSTDSTQAVKQRTLEQSFSRGVPYEKSGVRWKAITEAITFYIATDMLPVYSVEKRGFNHMLSVLDARYTVPSRKYFSDVALPQLYNTTRQKINRELKDIDFYAATTDLWSSRTMQPYMCLTVHYINESWNLRSVCLQTSYFPEDHTGDTIGQELKDALNSWGLSEERLTCMTTDSGTNVIKAMKDNNWPNLKCFGHRLHNAIVNGVKDERIDRAIGVCKKAVSAFSYSWKKRRDMAEVQAELGLPPHQLVTESLTRWGSRQKMIDRFLEQEKAIVRVLGADKKSRHLVPTWQDLEVLEATNKAVKPLQDFTDALSGEAYVSVSYIKPVLHLFRTSLLQPQEEDVALTATIKRNIMSYLDKKYSDPENDELLDMASLMDPRFRSTYIDPSKLDLIKKRAVTELSALYSQNSSETSVCENQRSDSPPKKKTLAAFFKKAVPTSLPHQTESDKIEAELNSYLLSPVVDPDTDPLEWWRQHQPNFTRLSRLARKYLAIPATSAPSERVFSVGGGIVTCHRACLKPAVVDRLIFLAKNV; translated from the exons atgacaacaaacaaaatggcagAACAACCCGGTGCAAAAGAGCAGCTTCTCCCCAAAAAGGGTACAACGACGTCGATAATCTGGAATTGGTTTGGATTTACGGCTTCAGATGAGGGCCAAACAACGCCTCGCTGTAAAATATGCCAGAAAGCTGTTGTTGTGGCCTGCAGCAGCACCACGAATTTATTTCAGCATCTGAAGAGAAAACATGCTCCGGAGTGGGAGAAGTGTCGTCTTCTTCGACGTGAGAATCAGTCAAGCACGAGCAGCACAGACAGCACCCAGGCTGTAAAGCAAAGGACTCTTGAGCAAAGTTTTTCACGCGGTGTCCCATACGAGAAGAGCGGAGTCAGGTGGAAAGCAATTACGGAGGCAATAACTTTTTATATAGCCACGGACATGCTCCCAGTGTACAGTGTGGAGAAGAGAGGGTTTAACCACATGCTTAGTGTTTTGGACGCTCGATATACTGTACCCAGTCGCAAGTACTTTTCTGATGTTGCACTTCCACAACTCTACAATACGACTCGGCAGAAGATAAACCGTGAGTTGAAGGACATTGACTTTTATGCAGCAACCACTGATCTTTGGTCAAGTCGAACCATGCAACCGTACATGTGCCTTACTGTTCATTATATCAATGAAAGTTGGAATCTACGAAGCGTGTGTCTCCAAACGTCATATTTCCCCGAGGACCACACTGGCGATACGATTGGTCAAGAGCTAAAGGATGCTCTCAACTCGTGGGGCCTTTCAGAAGAGCGTCTAACATGTATGACAACTGACAGTGGCACCAATGTAATCAAGGCTATGAAGGACAATAACTGGCCAAACCTCAAGTGCTTTGGGCATCGACTACACAATGCCATAG TTAATGGTGTGAAAGATGAACGCATAGACCGGGCGATAGGAGTGTGCAAAAAGGCAGTTTCAGCCTTTTCCTACAGCTGGAAGAAAAGAAGGGACATGGCTGAAGTTCAGGCAGAGCTCGGTCTTCCTCCTCATCAGCTGGTTACAGAATCCTTAACAAGATGGGGATCACGCCAAAAAATGATTGACCGTTTCCTGGAACAAGAAAAGGCGATCGTCCGGGTTCTTGGTGCAGATAAGAAAAGCAGGCATCTTGTACCAACGTGGCAAGATCTTGAAGTgctggaagcaacaaataaGGCGGTCAAGCCCCTTCAAGACTTCACAGATGCACTGAGTGGGGAGGCTTACGTTAGTGTTAGCTATATTAAACCTGTCCTCCATTTATTTAGAACTAGCCTCCTGCAGCCACAAGAAGAAGATGTAGCTCTTACTGctacaataaaaagaaacatcatgagctatcttgacaaaaaatacagtgacCCTGAAAATGATGAGTTATTAGACATGGCGTCGCTTATGGATCCACGTTTTCGCAGCACCTACATTGACCCTAGCAAACTAGACCTCATTAAAAAAAGAGCTGTGACTGAACTCTCTGCTCTCTACTCACAGAATAGTTCtgaaacatcagtgtgtgaaaatcaACGCTCAGACTCTCCACCAAAGAAGAAAACTTTAGCTGCCTTCTTCAAAAAAGCAGTACCAACCTCACTACCCCACcagacagaaagtgacaaaattGAAGCAGAGCTCAACTCCTATCTTTTGAGTCCTGTGGTGGATCCAGACACTGACCCACTAGAGTGGTGGAGGCAGCACCAACCCAACTTCACAAGACTCAGTCGTCTTGCAAGAAAGTACTTGGCCATTCCTGCAACCAGTGCCCCGTCGGAGAGAGTCTTTAGTGTAGGTGGGGGTATTGTCACCTGTCACCGAGCTTGCCTTAAGCCTGCTGTTGTTGATCGGCTAATTTTTTTAGCAAAGAATGTTTAA